From Melitaea cinxia chromosome 3, ilMelCinx1.1, whole genome shotgun sequence, one genomic window encodes:
- the LOC123669648 gene encoding ubiquitin-like-conjugating enzyme ATG3: MQSVINTVKGTALGVAGYLTPVLKESKFQETGVLTPEEFVAAGDHLVHHCPTWQWAKGEESKIRPYLPPDKQFLITRNVPCYRRCKQIEYCEDNEKVIEDENDEDGGWVDTHHYESSGSPTIEEKVCEMTLEAAETGDSDGEAGGDQDEDDDDADDDEAEDMEHFQESGLLDEVDPSTALTTRKEPKKEKKQKHDGDEIVKTRTYDLHITYDKYYQTPRLWLIGYDEERRPLGVEAMYEDVSQDHAKKTVTVETHPHLSGPGVASVHPCRHAEVMKKIIETVMESGSELGVHSYLIVFLKFVQTVIPTVEYDFTQNVSIN, encoded by the exons atgcaGAGTGTCATAAATACAGTTAAAGGGACTGCCCTAGGGGTTGCGGGTTATTTAACGCCCGTACTCAAG GAATCTAAATTCCAAGAAACTGGCGTTCTGACTCCAGAGGAGTTTGTAGCAGCTGGAGATCACTTGGTGCATCACTGTCCCACTTGGCAATGGGCCAAAGGCGAAGAGTCAAAGATCAGGCCATATCTACCACCAGACAAGCAGTTTCTTATTACTAGAAATGTGCCCTGTTATAGGCGTTGTAAACAA ataGAATATTGCGAGGATAATGAGAAGGTGATAGAAGATGAAAATGATGAGGACGGGGGTTGGGTCGACACTCATCACTATGAATCCTCTGGGTCTCCCACTATTGAAGAGAAG GTGTGTGAAATGACGCTGGAAGCGGCCGAGACGGGCGACAGCGACGGCGAGGCGGGCGGCGATCAAGACGAAGATGATGATGACGCCGACGATGACGAGGCCGAGGACATGGAGCACTTCCAGGAGTCCGGCCTGCTCGATGAAGTGGATCCA TCAACAGCACTGACGACCCGCAAGGAACCGAAGAAGGAAAAGAAACAGAAGCACGATGGGGATGAGATCGTCAAGACTCGAACTTACGACCTCCACATCACATACGACAAGTACTACCAGACGCCGCGACTCTGGCTCATCGGGTATGACGAG GAGCGGCGGCCGCTGGGCGTGGAGGCGATGTACGAGGACGTGTCGCAGGACCACGCCAAGAAGACCGTCACCGTGGAGACGCACCCGCACCTCTCCGGGCCCGGCGTGGCCTCCGTGCACCCCTGCAG GCACGCGGAGGTGATGAAGAAGATCATCGAGACGGTGATGGAGAGCGGCAGCGAGCTGGGCGTGCACAGCTACCTCATCGTGTTCCTCAAGTTCGTGCAGACCGTCATCCCCACCGTCGAGTACGATTTCACGCAGAACGTCAGCATCAACTAA
- the LOC123669647 gene encoding mitochondrial fission 1 protein, with the protein MEDVLDEVVSSEDLQKFEKIFHEQLHEGNVTHKAQFEYAWCLVRSKYPTDIKKGILLLRELFNSHTEGKRDYLFYLAIGNARIKEYNKALHYVKAFLEIEPANQQVLALERQITKRMEKEGLIGMAVAGGAVLAIGGLVGLGIALANKK; encoded by the exons atGGAAGACGTATTAGACGAAGTAGTTTCTTCGGAAGACTTGCAA AAATTCGAAAAGATATTTCATGAGCAACTTCATGAGGGAAATGTAACGCACAAAGCTCAGTTTGAATATGCGTGGTGTTTGGTAAGGAGCAAATATCCGACCGATATTAAGAAG GGTATATTACTGCTAAGGGAATTATTCAATTCTCACACAGAAGGAAAGCGTGACTACCTTTTCTACCTTGCAATCGGCAATGCAAGAATTAAGGAGTATAACAAGGCCTTGCATTATGTTAAGGCATTCCTTGAAATTGAACCTGCAAACCAGCAAGTTTTGGCTCttgaa cgTCAAATAACCAAGCGTATGGAGAAAGAAGGTTTGATCGGTATGGCTGTGGCAGGCGGCGCAGTGCTCGCGATCGGTGGTCTTGTCGGCCTTGGGATAGCGCTCGCCAACAAAAAATAG